DNA sequence from the Centropristis striata isolate RG_2023a ecotype Rhode Island chromosome 17, C.striata_1.0, whole genome shotgun sequence genome:
tgtctgtgtgaacatCAACTTTAAAAAGAGCTCATAATATAGAGGTTATGTTATGTCTCAAACAAATAATATACCATTGTCTGTGTTCATCAAACCATCTGTCTTTGGATACAGAAAACCAGTATGTAATGCTCTTGACTGTGTATAAGCCAGTGGCGTTGTTGTCCCCTTTTTGAGAaattagtgtgtgtgagtggattCTGCAAACCACAAGGTTAAGCAGCAATGTGATTATCCCCATCATGTGATCTACAGCCGGGCTATGAAAGAGGGACTTTTATATGAGCTGAAAGCATTTCTCAGAGGTTTGCATGCACTGAACAGATACACTATATCCTCTTCAGCTTGGTAAGTCCTGCTAAACCTTAACAGATCTATAGATAATATGTGTATGCTGCATCTATATTCATATTTGAGTGTTTTACAAAGTTGCAAGTTAACCTGAAATGTTGCACCATGTTAATATGGTTAgttacaactgtaaatgttgAAGATTGTTCTTTGAAAAACTCATAATAGTAGCATTTGAAAGAGCAGCGAGTAAGGGAGAATAATCTTAGCCTTAATACCAGAAATAGGCTACACTGAGAGATGACAATAATCTAGTTTTATATCTacattcaaacaaacaacagcttGTGTCTGGGCTGCTGTGTCGCAGCTGCAAACAAAACCCAAACAGAGGGAATGTGGGAAACTGTGCcagtagttgttgttttttttgttatcttacTGGCAgacaagaaacagagagaaacacaggCAACCACTGGAGAATGATGCATTCACATGCATGCCAACAAACAAAGGACACAGATAAGGTGAGTCATGAAATATTAGGGCTTAATGTACTTTTCAATTATTTGACACTACGTGAAGTCAACTCAAATGCcctttttatttctacatgtattgatgatgtcatttttatgctcaaaaatcatgatgatttatttgacctttgacccccaaaagcgtagttactgcactctggtttatttgacctttgaccctcaaaagtgtagttactgcactctggtttatttgacctttgacccccaaaagcgtagttactgcactctggtttatttgacctttgacccccaaaagggtagttactgcactctggtttatttgacctttgacccccaaaagTGTAGTTATTGCACTCtggtttatttgacctttgacccccaaaagtgtagttactgcactctggtttatttgacctttgacccccaaaagcgtagttactgcactctggtttatttgacctttgacccccaaaagtgtagttactgcactctggtttatttgacctttgacccccaaaagtgtagttactgcactctggttttgcatgttGGTGCAACAatattgttgtcttctttcagcttttatattttgtttttagtgagTTTATTACTGTATTAAGTTTTTAACAactatattcaaatatttgtgttatttagacttaatataaatattaattaatgttatattttagtcttatataattgtatctcacttttttacttgatcactaactagataataatttccctatcttgtcttcactattcaacacaattaaGAAATTCAAGGCTAAGCTGTAACACGGTAAAAAAGATGTAAGTGAACTTACTagtgctttggttttatgtttaaattcatatatatatataaatcaaaccgtggtaagtgcaattgctttggttttgagctggattttgtagttactgcaatttttctacgattatttctctgaaataaagcaaaattgaaatctaaaactttgtcacaagataaaacagacatcaaggagttgtGAATGCATGTGAATGCATCACTGGAGAATGATGCATTCAAATGCATGCCAACAAACAAAGGACACAGATAAGGTGAGTCATGAAATATTAGGGGTTAATGTACTTTTCAATTATTTGACACTACGTGAAGTCAACTCAAATGCcctttttatttctacatgtattgatgatgtcatttttatgctcaaaaatcatgatgatttatttgacctttgacccccaaaaaaGTAGTTTCTGCACTGTGGTTTTGCAATGCTCTAAATGTTTTAATAGCattgcacaaacaaacagagtgcagttactataatgttgttttcttttagcttttttttcagtgaataaatactttaaaatggaatttgttatgtgtgtttaaaagtgtttaacaactcttttcaaagatttctgtattttagacttttagacattataaagtaatgttatattttagtcttaatataattgtatctcacatttttacttaatcactacctggataataatttccctttcaaagaATCTTATAATTTatgttattcttgtcttcattattcaacacaataaataaataaatacaaggcTACTCTGTATTACAGTCACTGTTGTAAGTGAACTTTGGTTttcagttggattttgtagttactgcaatttttatatcattatttctctgaaataaagtcaaattgaaatctaaaacttggtcacaagataaaacagacatcaaggacttcattttttttatttattactcaatttcaaccaaaaatgtagttattgctCTTCAGTGTTCTAAACACAACTGCAGCTTATTCAAGGCTAAATTATGAGGTGGACATTTGCTTTGGAAACAGTCAGAATAGCTGCTGGTCGGTTAGGCTTTAGCTAATGCTTTATGCTAATGTGTAATAAAGTTCGGAGTTGGAgactattttattaaaaatagtggtaacactttatattaaggtatatgtattcaacatgaattagttgcttattattTAGTACCTTATtagctcttaattagtcattattaagtagttattaatgccttattctgcatggccttaagAGTTTtcccctcaataacctcagaatgaTTGCTTATTattagtaagtaaggaagttatTGTATATGAGTTTCGATCTCAATATGCTATATAATGTAACTCATATACAataacttccttacttactacaaataaacaataattctGATGCCCCCGGACAAACCTACATGGTTAGGTTTGGTTCAGTACCAtgtcattaattactttgatctggatctcctttaacttaatgctaatcataatcaaggatgaggactatttcatcataaatgatgcatcatagcttctTGCATGCTGATGGggctccatgttgtgcagaatgtaccttttttattttttcgcccttcaaacagtctgagtccgccactgcgtatacacaccaaggttattatagttaacgaaaactaacaaaataacaaaaactagaattgaaaaaacattttcgttaactgaaataaaaataaaaactagagtttttaaaaaaacgataactaactgaaactgtattgtgaggttacaaaactaactaaaactaactaaaattatagtgaaaatgtccttagttttcgtttttgtcaactttcattcataattcagtgtttctatttgaacatgcaacacatggtaaatatgtttactgagactgggatgtttacactagaaccaaaattcaaaacacccagaactgtaagagttaataaccttattggggctgagatgataaaccaaaggaaacaaaggaaacatttattatgacctctttgaatctggcaccaacacataccccattacaaaaaaaactaaaactaacactaaaactaataaaaactaaactaaaactaagcattgtcaaaaaagaaaaactaaactaaaactagaaaactcactctaaaaactaactaaaactaactgaatttgaaaacaaaaattcacaacaaaattaaaactaaaactaatgaaaaatccaaaactattataaccttgatacacACGACTCACATCTCGTTCCCACTCCATTGTAAATATGTCAATTGTATTGGGCTACATTGCACTGAGTAGGTGTtcataatgttgtttttactctttgACAAACTAAAACATGTGTTTTATCATTTGTATATAGCTTAAAATGACTCTTGATACTGTTTTGAATCattgtatttatgttgtttattcaagttttttttatgaagtGTTCATCCAGCTTCTCTTCTAATTTCCATCAGTACAAGTGGAGAGGACCTGAAAAAGTGACActgctgcagtctttttttgtcatggaTCATCCTCCCTTCAACCAAAACGTTCCACCCAGCCACACCTCAAGCTTTCAGGGGCTTTCTTTTGCTTACCAGGGACTGACCGAAATCCCCTATGAAACCATTCTAACACAGACTGACACACTGGAGGTGCTGGACTTGAGCTACAATCTGCTGGATGAGTATCCTTTTCCTAATAACTACAAGCTTGAAGAACAAAATAGCTCAGCAGTGTTCCTTTGTTCTCGCAaaagtttcttgttttttcttgctTTCCATGGCCTGACCAACACAGCTACTGCATAGTTATAAACAATTATACAATTAACACAAGCACATTCTTCACTGGGAAtaaaacaacctggtctcacagaaatccgtgaaatagccacggatttcgcttaactcaaaatccgtggaatagccacggaatcgctcaaatttccgtgaaactgacacggattttgctacaatgcaagttaatgacagtcatatcccgtggctattccaacatacaaagtgattatgtacattcactgagtgaatatttagaaaataaagcatatatttctcgctagaaatgtgatcaaaatccatttttatgcagaaactaagtcaaaatattgattttcacaaaaaattagagaactgtctgccatgttttttattctgaccgccggaaccttgaaagtcacgtgacttgcaacaaaccaatagccacgggatatgactgtcattaacttgcattgtagcgaaatccgtgtcagtttcacggaaatttgagcgattccgtggctattccacggattttgagttaagcgaaatccgtggctattttacggatttctgtgagaccaggttcgaataaaaacataacatcTCTCAATCTGACATAATTCAACTGACAGGTTTTCTGTGTGCTGAACGTTAGCTCGATGTCCATAAAATAGAATTTTAATGAGTCACAGGGGGCATGTGATAAAATTGTTACTATTCTGATGAGATTAATGctgataaataatacatttgcatTTCCTGATGAGCTGACACACATCAATATGCCTCCGATGTGTTGGCTTTAATGGAAGACAACTAGGTGGGGTGTTTTGACTtacataatatttttgtattcacCATTTGTGTCCACAACTGGAACTTTGACTTTCCCATTGTGGAACCTTTTTCCTTATCAAACTGCATTTAGTCTTTGGGTATTACAGGAACTACAGTTTTTCTATACATTTATGTCTTGAGGTACCAAATACTTGATTGTGCTCCTTGTATTTTCGGAGATACAGCCATTTTCTTGTTAAactcttttttgtctttgggCATAggaaatactgttttttttcttccctaaAATATCATACAATATAGAAAAAGTTTGATTACCGACTTGTTGTTGTATACCTACATTTAcagttacatttagtcatttaccACAATGGTTCctaacctttttcttgagggacccacatttttaccattgtaaacatTTACATGAGACACATCAGGCTTTCCATTTGCTCCAATGTAAACCTGTCCAGTCCAGTCATTATGACATGTTCAGAGCAACAAAAAGAGCCcaactttttttataatagTCAAAAGGAAAGTGTTGATATTCCCATAGGCCTGATCCTCTTCCTCTGTCACATTATGTCTTTGCATTACTGTTATGCTCTTTTACTGTTATACTGCATTTATATTGTGCTTTTGATAGTTTGTACTGTGACATGTCtatggtaatggtaaatggactgtggctcagttggtagagttggttgccccccaaccgaagggttggtggttcgatccctgaccggcgcagcctacatgtcgaagtatccttgagcaagatactgaacgccaaattgctcccgatgctgcgttcatcggtgtgtaaATGAATTccaaatggtggcaggtggcaccgtttagggtagcctctgccaccagtatgaatgtgtgtgtgaaagggtcgcaaagcgactagaaaagcgctatataagtgcaggtccatttacttatatagcacttttctagtctttacaACCGCTGAAAGCGATTTACACTGACGGCGCATATTTACTCGTTCACATACACATACTGATGGCAGAGGCTAcactaaacggtgccacctgccaccatcaggaaatTATTAATACACCGCTGActgcagcattgggagcaatttggatTTCAGTATTTTGCCCAAGGGTACTTCGACATATAGGCTGCTATGGTTAGGGATTGAACTCcgactgctctaccaactgagccacagctgccccatGGTCTCAAAACTTAACCACCTGGGCCTATTTCAAAAGTGATCAGATAGGATTATTCTTGTCGGATTGGATTAAATCTAGATATGATAGGAAAACTGGGTATTTCAACACAGATCCAGATTCTGCTCCGGTAATCCAATCCTCCCTTGAATCCAGATAAAAGACTGGATTTGGGTATTTCAATACTTAAGGCAGATATCTGGATCAATTTGATACCAAAACTTCAGGATCATTTTGATCCCACCTCAGAGGTGGATTTCACTTACATTGACAAAGTCTCAGCTCCACTTCTCCTATATATTTTTACTCAAGATGTACCTTACACTTAATCAAGTGTTGGTGAtttacttttaataattaaagtacCCTAATTGAAAGAAATTTTGAAGCAATATTTGACCCCACTTCCTGAATTTCGTTATCCGGATTATCCTGATCAGGATTACAAGTTTTGAAATACTGGGCCCTGAAGACCAAACATATCATGTACAGCGTCTAACAGAAGCTCACAAGTTACATTTAAAGGCAGCATTACTCCAATTCATCCTACagtgatgtgtgtctgtgtgccaaGTTTAATGGTAATCCAGCCAATAGTTTTCTCTGTTAAATGTTGAAGGTGGcactatttatatttaattgtgCCTGAACTCTTAAACTGCAGTCAGATGGAACGGTTTGATATAAGAATACTTTATAATACTTTATTTTCCTGAAAATATTATGAATCTACTCAGGGTACTGCTGGTCGTGCATGACCACCTGCTTGAATTTTAAGTCTAGAGTAGTTTTTACTGTATcaatcacacaaacatgcattatGATGGATATTGATCTATGTTTCCTTGGTGACTGAAAAACCTGAGCAGTCTGAACCTGGTGTGTTTTCCTTCATTCAGTTCTTATTGGAACCCGGCTCTGCTGGGTCAGCTTGAAAAGCTCAGCACTCTGATCTTGGACTGCAACAATTACACATCTCACATCAAGTTCCCATACATGCCGAGTGTCACCACAGTGTACATCAACAAGAACAAGATCAACAATCTGCCTGTCTTTGTGGAAGAAATCAGACAAAAGTTCCCAAACTTAAAGTAAGCATCGGATTGTCTAATTactataacttgttgatgttatacatcaaatcaaatcaagtttatttgtatagccctTTACAGTAGCCAGAAGGtacccaaagtgcttcacaggaaatccataaaaacaatacataacacatgcataacatataagtacaaaataaaagtgctgcagTGCTGCAAGGTAGTACGAGCCATAGACCATAGCCATACATAGAaaggaacaaacaaaatgagtaGACCTAAGAAACAGAGTTGGCAGAATTAAATGCCAACCTAAAAAAGTGGGTCTtcaactttgatttaaaaaggctGAGATCAGAAGTGAAACGAATGTCAGggggtagtttgttccacagcctTGGAGCAGCGACGGCAAAAGACCGATCGCCCAACTGTTTAAGCCGTGTCCTCGGGACCTCTAAGAGAAGTTGACCCGAAGAGCGCAGGGCTCTGCCACAATTGCGAACAGTTAAAATCTCTGACAGATAAGATGGGGCCAGTCCATTAACggcctgaaaaacaaataacaaaagtttaaaatcaattctaaaacggactggaagccagtggagtgatGACAGCACAGGGGTAATCTGTTCCCGTCTCCATGTGCCTGTTAAAAATCGGGCTGCGGCGTTCTGTACGAGTTGAAGACGAGAGATGGAAGACTGGCTGAGGCCAACGTAGAGGGCATTGCAGTAATCGAGTCTCGAACTGATAAAAGCATGGATTGCCTTCTCGAGAtccatacatttgttttttctattatcagtttattactttctaatgaaattttaggtggaggctttaaataagcccatctgggttttctgcctctccctgcactttacattatatgttatctttgtcattttatgtaattctaactgtgcaaataaaataaaacctaaaacctaaaaaacctaaaaacctaATTGTATTAGTGCATTAAACCATCACATTTTCATTTCTTCCTGGTTTATGCTTCTATATTACTTTCTAATATAGGATCCTCAGTATGATGAACAATGAGGCAGCACCTAGCTATTTCAATGGAGGAAGTCTGACCCAGTACAAAGACTACAGGTGAGCAAGATCCTTTTCACCACCTTTTCACAAATATGATCATTAACTACAGAACCAAAATCCCTCTATATACACACTGATtttatgtgaaaaatgtttttaaaacagatTGTCACTTAACTGTCATTGCATTGAACTATGAATTTTACAATTACACAGGATGAATATTTTAAAGGCTTAGTATTTTGTAAATCGTATATAAATCCTAAACATTTATGGTGCAAGGGGAATGCAAATTTTTTATGACACTTTTACTAATCTTCCAGGGAAAATTAACGAAAATCACAGTGACAGTCGCACACAGTGTTGAAGAATCAAACAAAACTAGGGGGTTGCACAGCACACCAAAAAGGGGAACCACCACCATGGGACACCAGGATCAACACCTTTGGCTCTCAGCAAGTAAAAAGGGACAAAGGAAAACACTGTTAGTGGGATTACACTCAAAGCAAAAATGTAAATTCAGGCACAAACACATACTACTCAAAAACGTGCGGTTGGCAGCCACCATTTtacaaatggacaaaaaatatatgcTGCCCATGTAACAAATACCTCTTTTAAAGAAATAGTAAATCACTAATCCATTTTTTAACAGAAATTAAACCAAAGAATATCAAAACTAAGCACAACAAGGTATCtataaatcacattaaaaattacaacaacaaaaaaatccaaaacaaattaaacaaaattaatttgccCATGTGGGGTGGTCAAACGATCCAGAATCAGGATATGAGATAGCTTGCATTTAATTCCACAATCCATTCGACCACATACTAAATATACCATGGATCCTACCCACACTGAACAGGTTAATCAGCCATACACCAGCAAGCTATAAAGTGCCATTATAGGCTAGGCAATAACAGACCAGGTAGGTAGCCAAAACATGCAGCTGAAGCAGTGGCAGGCATAGCAGACAGTGATGAGCCTGTTCCGTGGCTTAGTTTTTATCAAGTTCACTTTTGAGTAAATGCGCTCACATGAGGCATTTGAATTTTAGAAAACAAGCACTTATGTCTAGAAAGGCTTGTAggacctgataatgtaataaattcctgataatgtaataaccccgacaatgtaataaaaatgtgcacttgagtccattgaaaatgtaataaaacctgataatgtaataacttcccgataatgtaataaagtgcatttcccaataatgtaatacatacaatacttttttaccaataatgtaataaagtataacatgaagcacctttagatttcaagaagctgttgttaataaacattcaactttgacctgttggtggcgctagagctcttgagctagagttgatacacagtatcaccacttgaacccaagtaatgggtggtctgctgttaaattattacaatattggggaattattacattatcaggacttgcgaaatgaaggctaacctgataatgtaataacctcccattaatgttatactttattacattattggttaaaaaaaaagtgtattacattattgggaaatgcactttattccattatcgggaagttattacattatcaggttttattacattttcaatggactcaagtgcagatttttattacattatcgggaagttattacattatcaggttttattacattttcaatggactcaagtgcagatttttattacattatcgggaagttattacattatcaggttttattacattttcaatggactcaagtgcagatttttattacattatcagggttattacattatcgggaagttattacattatcaggttttattacattttcaatggactagCATAAACGGGAAAGATGGACAAGGCTAACTTGTGCTACAGAGGGTTAGCGTATGCTCAGAGTCAGTCAGTAGTCGTGCTGAGGGAACTTAGAGAATCTTAGCATGATAACACATACTACAGCCAGTAACAAGATGTGACGACGGTTAGGAATAAACAGACCCGCACACAAGCCAGCc
Encoded proteins:
- the LOC131989270 gene encoding leucine-rich melanocyte differentiation-associated protein, which translates into the protein MDHPPFNQNVPPSHTSSFQGLSFAYQGLTEIPYETILTQTDTLEVLDLSYNLLDDSYWNPALLGQLEKLSTLILDCNNYTSHIKFPYMPSVTTVYINKNKINNLPVFVEEIRQKFPNLKILSMMNNEAAPSYFNGGSLTQYKDYRQYVISQIPGLEILDDTEVLEEERDQARKTYRPQQSSHSSMKKKEDSSKKQKKSNTSIRQTTFLNEARLSRRATEMLSSRDRMVLPD